In Anomaloglossus baeobatrachus isolate aAnoBae1 chromosome 3, aAnoBae1.hap1, whole genome shotgun sequence, one genomic interval encodes:
- the LRRIQ4 gene encoding leucine-rich repeat and IQ domain-containing protein 4 — translation MSELIECPSGKMLSVRFSNTVTSVFLDTNEQILETVQENQESMFFHPVKYRVLFMDSAQQKHDLIPVSIFDLEDLEELHLEKNDIKVIPKEIRHFQNIKVLYLNNNNIMHVCEELGELKSLQNLDLSSNPLNYNSLDAISKIHQLRELRLYNVSLQEFPVELCKRLYHLQLLGLSNNKLKSLPTEITNLLHLKEIYLQHNAFMCFPVQICALRDLEVVDLEKNKLTSLPVEIGSLSNLVKLFISFNKLSSIPKTLCQCKKLAVLDLSGNRLQKFPHVISELKELNELGLSNNELTKLPSRICHLQSLAVLYLKHNGLSKLPAGFAELESLQTLDLSQNCFTDFPHEICGLKNLRVLSMDDNLISTITSEVRFLKTLSYFGISGNRFPAFPEEVLQLESVQKLYIGQDNGLRLSSLPDNIFMLKNLKELYIENNNLEFLPSTLNLLHNLEVLDCHNNNLKILPDTICQLHSLHQLLLQSNNLASLPDNLDMLCKLELLLLDGNPMVEPPVDVCSLGKSAVWEYLQDKRRKHALATKIQTLWRGIMVRKGLGPFVYLLQFGKKGKKSKKDKKVKGKNKKSDPKGKKK, via the exons ATGTCTGAACTAATTGAATGCCCATCTGGTAAGATGCTCAGTGTTCGCTTTTCAAATACTGTCACTTCTGTTTTCTTGGACACCAATGAGCAGATATTGGAGACAGTTCAAGAGAACCAAGAATCTATGTTTTTTCACCCTGTGAAATACCGTGTTCTGTTCATGGATTCTGCTCAACAAAAGCACGACCTGATCCCTGTCTCCATTTTCGATCTTGAAGACCTTGAAGAACTGCACTTAGAGAAGAACGATATCAAGGTCATCCCAAAGGAGATTCGCCATTTCCAAAATATCAAAGTCCTCTACCTGAATAATAACAATATTATGCATGTTTGTGAGGAACTTGGTGAGCTAAAAAGTCTCCAGAACTTAGACCTTAGCAGCAACCCTCTAAATTACAACTCATTGGATGCCATAAGCAAGATTCATCAACTTCGTGAACTAAGACTTTACAATGTAAGCCTTCAAGAGTTCCCAGTTGAGCTTTGCAAGCGGCTTTATCATTTACAACTACTTGGTTTGTCCAACAACAAACTTAAGTCTCTCCCAACAGAAATAACTAATTTATTACACCTGAAAGAAATATATTTGCAGCATAATGCTTTTATGTGTTTTCCTGTACAGATATGTGCTCTGAGAGATCTGGAGGTGGTCGATTTAGAAAAAAATAAGTTGACATCTCTACCAGTTGAAATTGGATCATTATCTAATCTGGTTAAACTGTTCATTAGTTTCAATAAGCTTTCCTCCATCCCAAAGACCCTTTGTCAGTGCAAGAAGCTGGCAGTTCTGGACCTCTCTGGAAATCGCCTGCAAAAATTTCCTCATGTCATCAGTGAACTGAAAGAGCTAAATGAACTGGGGCTGTCAAATAATGAGTTAACAAAGCTACCATCTAGGATATGTCATTTACAATCCCTTGCTGTCCTCTATCTGAAACACAATGGCTTGTCTAAATTACCTGCTGGATTTGCAGAGTTAGAATCACTCCAGACACTAGATCTCAGCCAAAATTGCTTTACTGACTTCCCTCATGAAATTTGTGGTCTCAAGAATCTTCGAGTTCTATCGATGGATGACAATTTAATAAGTACG ATTACATCAGAGGTGAGATTCTTAAAAACACTGTCATATTTCGGGATCTCTGGGAACAGATTTCCTGCTTTCCCTGAAGAAGTCTTGCAGCTTGAATCTGTGCAAAAACTTTATATCGGTCAAGATAATGGTTTACGGCTTTCAAGTTTACCAGACAACATTTTTATGCTGAAG AATTTGAAAGAATTGTATATTGAAAACAATAATTTGGAATTCCTCCCATCCACATTGAACTTGCTGCACAATCTTGAAGTTTTGGATTGCCACAATAATAACCTGAAGATTCTGCCTGATACCATATGCCAACTTCACA GTTTGCACCAATTGCTTCTTCAAAGTAACAATCTGGCCAGTCTGCCAGATAACCTGGACATGTTATGCAAGCTGGAGCTACTGTTACTAGATGGCAATCCAATGGTAGAGCCTCCAGTAGATGTATGCAGCCTTGGCAAAAGTGCTGTATGGGAATACTTACAAGACAAAAGACGAAAACATGCTTTAGCTACAAAG ATCCAGACTTTGTGGCGTGGGATAATGGTACGAAAAGGACTCGGACCCTTTGTTTATCTTCTTCAGTTtgggaaaaaaggaaagaaatcaAAAAAGGACAAAAAAGTCAAGGGTAAAAACAAGAAGAGTGATCCAAAAGGAAAGAAAAAGTAG